A single genomic interval of Solibacillus sp. FSL R7-0682 harbors:
- a CDS encoding VirD4-like conjugal transfer protein, CD1115 family yields the protein MNGTILGIYNKKVLIQPNESKPNRNIMVVGGPGSYKTQSFVMTNVLYETENSIVITDPKAEVYEKTAAIKEAQGYEVHVINFMNMQASDRHNPLDYVRKETQATTVATKMVDSANKDGKRDVWYYSQRALLKALILYAIHELEPKHRNMRGLLEFLQTFDTEDGHGDSDLDKQFLQLDFKHPARRAYELGYKKAKQEMQGSIIVSLLTTISDYIDSEVAEFTSFSDFHLMDIGQKKMMLYVIIPLMDQSWQSLVNLFFSQLFNELYELAALHHAKLPRNVNFILDEFVNLGKFDNYEEFLATCRGYGISVATIIQTISQLQDRYGDKKAESILGNCGIKLCLNAANRTTATYFKDLLDKTTVKVDTESESKQYGKENRTSSMSENESFAARDLMTAGEIMQMPADMGIILFQHKPPIRVKKAFQFQLFPGVTEKYEVSQFGYHAKPSAEQLQKLTLAQQAFEEDIAKKAVAKQTEQEQLEKDFFGFEVVEQEVTFESAMEELQGEIDLEKQ from the coding sequence ATGAACGGCACCATTTTAGGCATCTACAATAAAAAGGTGTTAATCCAGCCAAATGAATCGAAGCCGAACCGCAATATTATGGTCGTTGGTGGACCTGGTAGCTATAAAACACAGTCCTTTGTTATGACGAATGTTTTATATGAAACCGAGAACAGCATTGTCATCACAGACCCCAAGGCCGAGGTGTACGAGAAAACGGCAGCGATTAAAGAGGCACAGGGCTACGAGGTACATGTTATTAATTTTATGAACATGCAGGCGAGCGATCGGCATAATCCCCTTGATTATGTACGCAAGGAAACGCAGGCGACCACAGTTGCGACGAAGATGGTTGATAGTGCGAATAAGGACGGCAAGAGAGATGTGTGGTACTACTCGCAGCGAGCACTTCTGAAAGCGCTCATTTTATACGCCATTCATGAGTTAGAGCCGAAGCATCGTAATATGCGTGGGTTATTAGAATTTTTGCAAACGTTTGATACGGAGGATGGTCACGGGGACAGCGACCTCGACAAACAGTTTTTACAGCTTGATTTTAAGCATCCAGCGAGACGTGCCTACGAGCTAGGTTATAAAAAAGCGAAGCAGGAAATGCAGGGCAGTATTATCGTATCGCTCCTTACGACCATTTCTGACTACATTGATAGCGAAGTGGCAGAATTTACGAGTTTCAGCGATTTTCATTTGATGGATATCGGGCAGAAGAAAATGATGCTGTATGTAATTATTCCGTTGATGGACCAGTCATGGCAGAGCTTAGTGAACTTGTTCTTTAGTCAATTATTTAATGAATTGTACGAGCTAGCAGCACTACATCATGCGAAATTGCCACGGAATGTGAACTTTATTTTAGATGAGTTTGTTAATCTCGGGAAGTTTGATAATTACGAGGAATTTTTAGCAACGTGTCGTGGTTACGGCATTAGTGTCGCTACAATTATTCAAACGATTTCGCAGCTTCAGGATCGTTACGGCGATAAAAAGGCAGAGTCCATTTTAGGGAACTGTGGGATTAAATTATGTTTAAACGCTGCTAATCGTACAACGGCTACTTATTTTAAGGACTTGCTTGATAAAACGACCGTTAAAGTAGATACGGAATCTGAATCGAAGCAATACGGTAAGGAGAACCGAACGAGTAGCATGAGCGAAAATGAAAGCTTTGCTGCACGTGATTTAATGACAGCAGGTGAAATTATGCAAATGCCGGCTGATATGGGCATCATTTTATTTCAGCATAAGCCACCCATTCGAGTAAAAAAAGCCTTTCAGTTTCAATTGTTTCCTGGTGTAACGGAAAAATATGAGGTCAGCCAGTTTGGCTATCATGCAAAGCCTTCAGCAGAGCAACTACAAAAGTTAACGCTTGCTCAGCAAGCGTTTGAGGAAGATATTGCGAAAAAGGCAGTAGCCAAGCAAACCGAGCAGGAACAGTTGGAAAAGGACTTTTTTGGCTTTGAAGTGGTGGAGCAGGAGGTCACATTTGAAAGTGCAATGGAGGAATTACAGGGAGAAATTGATTTAGAAAAACAATAG
- a CDS encoding ArdC family protein, whose translation MPLRPNSYEKRTKELTTRLEEQLTQFANQAEFKRYLTFMASMRQYSVDNQILIFMQNPKATYVAGFQAWKKHERYVQKGEKGIQIRAPIFEQQPVLDPKTKQPIYENCELKMENVLVRYKWVTVFDIAQTAGEPLKTTRDFVIERFQTDEDAQRLYDQFKNYLNQFKQLHVAEKTYSIHEEGRGYFVPSTNEIIINGSENNPVAKLSTLIHEFAHAQLHGRSGDYREATRAHKEAQAESIACATMAYLGFDTSHFSLGYIATWAKDTELMRKALFEIQATLEKTLATLDVVLHPQLYEQLEQIIQEPKLESKAVSFEQLAKHLPALSYVKAPKIAIEVFDARYNGFEIAKYDRQTKYLMDERGEVIHEGMLKDKVILLMNVIDRQPTAAMMYESFSEQFALREVNVPKPVIELYHKKTDAPIIGFSEVKEAKASFLHAAASENQTVKAYIYGKDELQHFKPVLENENKLISQLQGKDVDKEQINLNDRKINKQKISFQIE comes from the coding sequence ATGCCCTTACGACCTAACTCATATGAGAAACGCACAAAAGAGCTTACGACAAGACTTGAAGAACAACTGACGCAATTTGCGAACCAAGCTGAATTTAAGCGGTACTTAACTTTCATGGCAAGTATGCGCCAGTATTCGGTAGATAACCAAATTCTCATTTTTATGCAAAATCCGAAAGCTACTTATGTCGCTGGCTTTCAAGCATGGAAAAAGCATGAGCGTTATGTACAAAAAGGGGAGAAGGGGATTCAAATTCGTGCCCCTATTTTTGAGCAGCAGCCAGTACTCGATCCGAAAACAAAGCAACCCATTTATGAAAACTGTGAGCTGAAGATGGAGAACGTCTTAGTTCGGTATAAATGGGTAACGGTGTTTGACATTGCCCAAACGGCAGGAGAGCCACTTAAAACGACTAGAGATTTTGTAATTGAACGATTTCAAACCGATGAGGATGCCCAGAGGCTATATGATCAGTTTAAAAATTATTTGAATCAATTTAAGCAGTTGCACGTTGCAGAGAAGACGTATTCGATTCATGAGGAAGGACGAGGTTACTTTGTGCCATCGACAAACGAAATTATCATTAATGGTAGTGAAAATAATCCGGTTGCAAAATTAAGTACGCTTATTCATGAATTCGCCCATGCACAGCTGCACGGGCGTAGTGGTGATTATCGTGAAGCAACACGTGCCCACAAGGAAGCGCAAGCAGAATCGATTGCCTGTGCGACAATGGCATATTTAGGCTTTGATACGAGCCATTTTTCCTTAGGATATATTGCAACATGGGCAAAAGATACGGAATTAATGCGAAAGGCATTATTTGAAATTCAGGCGACTCTTGAAAAGACGTTAGCCACGCTAGATGTTGTGCTGCACCCACAACTGTATGAGCAATTAGAACAAATCATTCAGGAACCAAAACTAGAGAGCAAGGCGGTTTCATTTGAGCAGTTGGCCAAACATTTACCAGCCCTTTCTTATGTAAAAGCGCCTAAAATTGCGATTGAAGTATTTGATGCACGCTACAATGGCTTTGAAATCGCTAAGTACGACCGTCAAACGAAGTATTTGATGGATGAACGAGGGGAAGTCATTCATGAAGGTATGCTAAAAGATAAGGTCATTTTACTGATGAATGTCATCGATCGACAACCCACAGCAGCGATGATGTACGAGAGCTTTTCTGAGCAATTTGCTTTGCGTGAAGTGAATGTACCCAAGCCTGTTATAGAGCTGTATCATAAGAAAACGGACGCACCGATTATTGGATTTAGCGAAGTGAAGGAGGCAAAAGCATCGTTTCTCCATGCAGCTGCATCTGAAAATCAGACGGTGAAGGCTTATATTTATGGGAAAGATGAATTGCAGCATTTTAAGCCAGTGTTGGAAAATGAGAATAAACTAATTAGTCAGTTACAAGGGAAGGATGTAGATAAAGAACAGATAAATTTAAATGATAGGAAAATTAATAAGCAAAAGATCTCATTTCAAATAGAATAA
- a CDS encoding conjugal transfer protein TrbL family protein: MFDIKDKVMNMIEEWLNDLLTAVFKFLAEVLFNHEALSGLFLNVYRIFAVFGGVLLVAIVLFRILNAMLNEATNNESNIAEIIVSALKASVMVFLLPIILYFVVKEILYPLMEYMFVEIAGSSSDIITNSIESSMVVDVFGSGTMAITLLLLFLVVVFIVFTFKICVYHVDLIILEIFSVFAAITIATENYDFSEVWWREFLSQIVSIVTQVLLMAAIVQLLANFNSWYDFMLIIGCGVLIIRGPSVLRSMWYSSGGAKGGISLGKSATRISMMRLLK; this comes from the coding sequence TTGTTTGATATAAAAGATAAAGTCATGAATATGATTGAGGAATGGTTAAATGATTTACTAACAGCGGTTTTTAAGTTTTTAGCAGAGGTACTCTTTAACCATGAAGCGCTCAGTGGCTTGTTTTTAAATGTGTATCGCATTTTTGCTGTTTTTGGCGGTGTGTTACTTGTGGCGATTGTGCTGTTTAGAATATTGAACGCCATGCTAAATGAAGCGACCAATAATGAAAGTAATATTGCTGAAATTATCGTCAGTGCATTAAAGGCAAGTGTCATGGTGTTTTTGCTACCCATTATTTTATATTTTGTGGTGAAAGAAATTCTGTACCCATTAATGGAGTATATGTTTGTTGAAATTGCTGGCAGCTCCTCAGATATTATTACGAATTCAATTGAATCTTCCATGGTCGTAGATGTATTTGGATCGGGCACGATGGCAATTACATTACTATTACTATTTTTAGTCGTCGTGTTTATCGTGTTCACGTTCAAAATTTGCGTGTACCATGTGGATCTCATCATTTTAGAGATATTTAGTGTCTTTGCAGCGATTACCATTGCGACTGAAAACTATGATTTTAGTGAAGTATGGTGGCGTGAATTTTTAAGCCAAATTGTTAGTATCGTTACGCAAGTGCTACTCATGGCAGCCATTGTCCAGTTGCTCGCTAACTTTAATAGTTGGTATGACTTTATGTTAATCATCGGTTGTGGTGTATTAATTATTCGTGGGCCTAGTGTGCTTCGTTCTATGTGGTATTCAAGTGGAGGTGCAAAAGGCGGGATTTCTCTTGGGAAGTCAGCTACCCGTATTTCGATGATGCGACTTTTAAAATAG
- a CDS encoding bifunctional lytic transglycosylase/C40 family peptidase: protein MKLLMAKLLFSQGGRKLLWLVLAPFFLFFILIIAFVAEDTKPPTGQYTIGSQLSQAVLHYEEIVHGALLQYELEEHTPLVLAIMMQESGGTASLDVMQASESIGLPPNTITDPVYSIEVGVAHFKKVLAKQERLGVDLDTAIQSYNYGSGYMDFVAANGGKHSAALAQVFSKQQAAKLGWQSYGDPKYVAHVKRYIGTMRDGEVLDLANASADFQVVYEAMTQFDGYPYTFGGMSPTTSFDCSGLMMWAFRKIGVNLPRTAQEQYNASQKITADELQPGDFIFFTGTYNAGRPVTHIGMYVGNGKMFDANGGGIGFTDLNDRYWQEHLYGYGRVVNFAGGEGG from the coding sequence ATGAAATTGTTAATGGCGAAGCTTTTATTCTCACAAGGTGGTCGGAAGTTGTTGTGGCTTGTGCTTGCACCGTTCTTTTTATTTTTCATCCTTATTATAGCTTTCGTTGCAGAGGATACGAAGCCACCAACAGGGCAATACACCATCGGTAGCCAACTGTCGCAAGCTGTTTTGCACTATGAGGAAATAGTGCACGGTGCACTTTTACAATATGAGTTAGAAGAGCATACACCATTAGTGCTTGCCATTATGATGCAGGAAAGCGGCGGTACAGCTTCACTCGATGTGATGCAGGCGAGTGAGTCCATTGGATTGCCACCGAATACGATTACAGATCCTGTTTATTCCATTGAAGTCGGTGTTGCTCATTTTAAAAAGGTACTCGCGAAACAAGAGCGCCTTGGCGTCGATTTAGACACAGCCATTCAAAGCTATAATTACGGTTCGGGTTATATGGATTTTGTTGCAGCAAATGGTGGTAAGCATTCAGCAGCATTAGCCCAAGTATTTTCTAAGCAGCAAGCAGCGAAACTTGGTTGGCAAAGCTACGGAGATCCCAAATATGTGGCCCATGTAAAGCGTTATATAGGGACGATGCGTGACGGTGAGGTTCTTGATTTAGCAAATGCCTCAGCAGATTTTCAAGTGGTGTATGAAGCGATGACTCAGTTTGATGGGTATCCATACACATTTGGAGGCATGAGTCCGACGACTTCTTTTGATTGCTCGGGATTAATGATGTGGGCGTTTCGTAAGATTGGCGTCAATTTACCACGAACAGCCCAAGAGCAGTATAATGCGTCACAAAAAATTACAGCGGATGAACTGCAACCAGGGGATTTTATCTTTTTCACAGGTACGTATAATGCCGGTAGACCTGTCACTCATATTGGCATGTATGTAGGGAATGGCAAAATGTTTGATGCGAATGGTGGAGGGATTGGCTTTACTGATTTAAACGATCGTTATTGGCAAGAGCATTTATATGGGTATGGTCGTGTCGTTAATTTTGCGGGAGGTGAGGGAGGATGA
- a CDS encoding JAB domain-containing protein, giving the protein MTNTSNQSLEPIYEIVKIKAERRKLPKKYLSENLTDYTVRSPQDFANIAMKFIGDEDREIFLVACLSTKNQIQSLHRCHIGSLNASIVTPREVFKTAFLQNAGSIIVAHNHPSQNCTPSPEDIDVTERLKEAGELLGVELLDHLIVCENNFLSLKEKGYM; this is encoded by the coding sequence ATGACAAACACTAGCAACCAGTCGTTAGAGCCGATTTATGAGATTGTAAAAATTAAAGCCGAGCGTCGTAAACTGCCAAAGAAATATTTGTCGGAAAACCTTACAGATTATACAGTGCGTAGCCCTCAAGACTTTGCCAATATTGCAATGAAATTTATTGGTGACGAGGATAGAGAAATCTTTTTAGTCGCTTGTTTATCAACAAAAAATCAAATTCAATCTTTGCACCGTTGTCATATCGGTTCATTAAATGCAAGTATCGTCACACCACGTGAAGTGTTTAAAACAGCATTCTTACAAAATGCAGGTAGTATAATTGTGGCACATAACCACCCCAGCCAAAATTGTACACCAAGCCCCGAGGATATTGATGTTACGGAGCGTTTAAAGGAGGCAGGAGAATTATTAGGCGTGGAACTTCTCGACCATTTAATCGTTTGCGAAAATAATTTCCTGTCATTAAAAGAAAAAGGATATATGTAA
- a CDS encoding tyrosine-type recombinase/integrase, which yields MEETLFSLQQYKMTKQKDETLQKIQQQKLAQYQSDFKQFQAFCDEHFLKLDFESLELYLHHLITQQQVRLSTFNRRLAGVKYWLVHEYGFQFTSEHETSIKLLRGLYNHEEYMRLKPMRGKRAEKQSDVLRLIDRYDTDKKSDIRKRAICLVNLITANRPSEMVRLKVSDFDLENRTVQVMMVKQGEMKEKRLTLECVQAIRKYIVSCELIPDDHFVGAADKWGNHTSRQISEVSYNQAIQSWLGFAPYTFRKTQITAMYQNGADIPTIAKQSGHKSHQTIMEHYIKLKSDDVDDYL from the coding sequence ATGGAAGAAACTCTATTTTCTTTGCAGCAATATAAAATGACGAAGCAAAAGGACGAAACACTGCAGAAAATTCAACAACAGAAGCTGGCACAATATCAATCTGACTTTAAACAATTCCAAGCGTTTTGTGATGAACATTTTTTAAAGTTAGATTTTGAATCGTTAGAGTTGTATCTCCATCATTTAATTACACAGCAGCAAGTCCGACTATCCACATTTAATCGACGCTTAGCGGGTGTGAAGTACTGGCTAGTGCATGAATATGGATTTCAATTCACCTCAGAGCATGAGACGAGCATCAAATTATTGCGAGGTTTATATAATCATGAGGAATATATGCGTCTAAAACCGATGCGAGGGAAACGTGCCGAAAAGCAAAGTGATGTGTTACGTCTCATTGATCGCTATGATACGGATAAAAAGAGTGACATTCGCAAGCGTGCGATTTGCTTGGTTAATTTGATTACAGCCAATCGTCCTTCTGAAATGGTGCGGCTGAAGGTGAGCGATTTTGATTTAGAAAATCGAACGGTACAGGTGATGATGGTCAAACAAGGCGAAATGAAAGAAAAACGCCTGACGCTAGAGTGCGTGCAGGCAATTCGAAAGTATATTGTTTCGTGTGAACTGATACCAGATGATCATTTTGTTGGTGCAGCTGATAAATGGGGTAATCATACGAGCCGTCAAATTAGTGAGGTCAGCTATAACCAAGCGATTCAAAGTTGGTTAGGCTTTGCACCCTACACATTCCGAAAAACGCAAATTACTGCTATGTATCAAAATGGTGCTGATATTCCAACAATTGCGAAACAATCTGGCCATAAGTCACATCAAACGATTATGGAGCATTATATTAAATTGAAATCGGATGATGTAGATGATTATTTGTAA
- a CDS encoding type ISP restriction/modification enzyme — MLNKKIVKDYLISFLNFYTQGTESGSATPELTYRPAISNFFTNLLKNLNIEKKINYIHEPSSTGQGRPDYLFHNINDYGVYGYIETKYVTSTQIQVTEFEEQLKKYAQLNVPLILTDGLEFIFFKADGDILDLENFERVCLVTSKLDFLQKKKINLSLDSLEKFDLEISEFFSESNLRTLINNEVISLFSRKTALMKSEIQKIINIQYPDPLNLELHSNLSNIYNNFKATLDSSLNNEYFSSLCAQLLNFSLLSRYIELKINKKEITVLELELINSSILLQNYTPLNTLMTYIKNNKLSPIATTWYSLANILTKIKFDYIDLIENIPDFHTKFYKQYDLKEKDAYGAYITPNEVVQYWIRFLNDLSNKFLDKDLFDRSLSIIDPCCGTNAVHYNLTEFTNVLGKKLECTFIGLEILPAPLFMGWIRLSKFSNLDTFKTYLCNSLIDDLNCNEESSSDLSDAYMNTIKSEISRKFNLIIASPPSSDESILNTGENFKFVNNIIEKFKIPSELRSSRQNIQKSLQNDFVKFIAWSMSKTVEGQSMISLNVPSSLLTEESYLYLRKYLIDKFKIIYVLEYDSDLRKNSGNNQNINNTRQGRVLITLVDVPTNAATTKLYYKDISCLSITERRKWFNDNNDFSEYLEYEIQTKNYLLKPVQVEKNSVDLYSNKFISLDSIFKNNVSGVKTACTALVVQNNEDLVLSILEEFKNEKISDEYMFNKYFQKQGRNVSYATGWKRAYTAREISDNFIRENIVPYNFRPFLKRSIFYAPSVMNEASNGGARYRPELQKLYLESHVNQTALAIAKKPSSLSTSIVPFTYVIDSLTDNDLAKRGNSYIYPIYYYREGIITNIDEKVIRTLNSLFYNDETPNYESIALDLISYIYIISSSSYFLETFSDILYYQITNESIKVPITSDKDFYLTAVSLGHQLIESQSSYIRNTANLRDLLKFDGNIDFLLSNIKIDSNNGSIKLQDENNKVKFSINNIPKGILTYNIKGYDVVKTWFKFNTYLFTHQKFTKTDLENVIIFLESLYSYLQIVESSDSLVEQIVNSKLISF; from the coding sequence ATGTTAAATAAAAAAATTGTTAAAGATTATCTTATTTCGTTTTTAAACTTTTATACTCAAGGAACAGAGTCTGGCTCTGCAACTCCAGAATTAACTTACAGACCTGCTATTAGTAACTTTTTCACTAACCTATTGAAAAACTTAAATATAGAAAAAAAAATTAACTACATACACGAACCTAGCTCAACTGGTCAAGGCCGTCCTGATTATTTATTCCATAATATCAATGACTATGGTGTTTATGGTTATATCGAAACAAAGTACGTGACATCTACTCAAATTCAAGTTACTGAATTTGAAGAACAACTAAAAAAATATGCTCAACTAAATGTGCCCTTAATTTTGACAGATGGGTTAGAATTTATTTTTTTCAAAGCCGATGGAGATATTCTAGATTTAGAAAATTTCGAACGTGTCTGCTTAGTAACATCTAAACTAGATTTCCTGCAAAAAAAGAAAATTAACCTATCATTGGACTCATTAGAAAAATTTGATTTAGAGATATCTGAATTTTTTTCCGAATCTAATCTACGTACCTTAATAAATAATGAAGTAATATCGCTTTTTTCTCGAAAAACGGCATTAATGAAATCCGAAATTCAAAAAATAATTAATATTCAGTATCCTGACCCTTTAAACTTAGAACTACATAGTAACTTAAGTAATATATACAATAACTTTAAGGCTACTCTTGACTCTAGCCTAAATAATGAATATTTTTCAAGTTTATGTGCTCAACTACTAAATTTTTCTTTATTAAGTCGCTATATAGAGTTGAAAATTAATAAAAAAGAAATAACTGTTTTAGAATTAGAATTAATAAATTCGTCAATACTTTTACAAAACTACACGCCCTTGAACACATTAATGACATACATTAAAAATAATAAATTAAGTCCTATAGCTACAACTTGGTATAGTTTGGCAAACATTTTAACAAAAATTAAATTTGATTATATTGACCTTATTGAAAATATTCCTGATTTCCATACTAAATTTTATAAACAATATGACTTAAAAGAAAAAGATGCTTATGGTGCTTATATTACACCTAATGAGGTAGTGCAATACTGGATAAGATTTTTAAATGACCTTTCAAATAAGTTTTTAGATAAAGATTTATTCGATAGATCCTTATCTATAATTGACCCTTGTTGTGGAACAAATGCAGTACATTATAATTTGACTGAATTTACAAATGTTTTAGGCAAGAAATTAGAGTGTACATTTATTGGTTTAGAAATTTTACCTGCTCCACTATTCATGGGCTGGATTCGTCTTTCTAAATTTTCTAATTTAGATACATTCAAAACTTACTTGTGTAATTCACTAATTGATGATTTGAATTGTAATGAAGAAAGTTCTAGCGATTTATCTGATGCGTATATGAATACTATAAAATCCGAAATTTCTAGAAAATTCAATTTGATAATCGCAAGTCCCCCCTCATCTGACGAAAGTATTTTAAATACAGGAGAAAATTTTAAATTTGTAAATAATATTATTGAAAAGTTTAAAATTCCATCCGAATTAAGAAGCTCTAGACAAAATATTCAAAAATCATTACAAAATGATTTTGTTAAATTTATAGCATGGTCTATGAGCAAAACAGTCGAGGGGCAAAGTATGATTTCCTTAAACGTGCCTAGTTCACTTTTAACTGAGGAATCATACCTTTATTTAAGAAAATATTTAATTGATAAATTTAAAATTATATATGTTCTAGAGTATGATTCTGATTTAAGAAAAAATTCTGGTAATAACCAAAATATAAATAACACAAGGCAAGGTCGAGTACTTATTACTCTCGTAGATGTACCTACAAATGCAGCTACAACTAAATTATATTATAAAGATATATCTTGTTTATCTATAACGGAGAGAAGAAAATGGTTTAACGATAATAACGATTTTTCTGAATATCTAGAATATGAAATTCAAACAAAAAATTATCTTTTGAAACCTGTACAAGTTGAAAAAAATAGTGTAGATTTATATTCCAATAAATTCATCTCCTTAGATTCTATTTTTAAAAATAATGTATCTGGTGTAAAAACAGCTTGTACAGCCTTGGTCGTACAAAATAATGAGGATTTAGTTCTATCTATTTTGGAAGAGTTTAAAAACGAAAAAATCTCTGATGAATATATGTTTAATAAATATTTCCAAAAGCAAGGACGAAATGTTAGCTATGCAACTGGTTGGAAAAGAGCTTATACAGCTAGGGAAATTAGTGATAATTTCATCCGTGAAAATATTGTTCCTTATAACTTTAGACCATTTTTAAAACGATCTATTTTTTACGCACCTTCTGTAATGAATGAAGCATCCAATGGTGGAGCACGATATAGACCTGAGTTACAGAAACTGTATTTAGAATCACATGTAAACCAAACTGCTTTAGCAATAGCAAAAAAACCATCTAGCTTAAGTACATCTATCGTACCTTTCACATATGTAATTGATAGCCTTACAGATAATGATTTAGCAAAAAGAGGTAACTCTTATATATACCCCATTTATTATTATCGTGAAGGTATAATAACAAATATTGACGAAAAAGTAATTAGAACTCTAAATTCATTATTCTATAACGATGAAACACCTAATTATGAATCAATTGCGTTAGATTTAATATCATATATTTATATTATTAGCTCTTCATCATACTTTTTAGAAACATTTTCTGATATCCTTTATTATCAAATAACTAATGAGTCTATTAAGGTCCCTATAACTTCAGATAAAGATTTCTATTTAACTGCTGTGAGTTTAGGACATCAATTGATTGAATCTCAATCGTCTTATATAAGAAACACTGCTAACCTTAGAGATTTACTAAAATTTGATGGCAATATAGATTTCTTACTATCAAATATTAAAATTGACTCCAATAACGGTTCTATTAAGCTTCAAGATGAAAATAACAAAGTAAAATTCTCTATAAATAACATTCCTAAAGGCATACTAACCTATAACATTAAAGGATATGACGTTGTAAAAACTTGGTTTAAATTTAATACTTATTTATTCACACATCAAAAATTCACTAAGACTGATTTAGAAAATGTCATCATCTTCTTGGAATCTCTATATAGTTATCTACAGATAGTAGAAAGTAGTGACTCTCTCGTAGAACAAATAGTTAATTCAAAATTAATTTCATTCTAG
- a CDS encoding type VII secretion protein EssB/YukC: MSATKIYNFSFGSIKLTRELAQFTIHRNEFSYDRLEEIEQFLRDTRNDAFLSFRSIEENEGHVVMTFHFVEHLKPIVAIKQEAYVVKLAIAQAILLDEIVTKTSSFVSLHPATVYYHPMSTIRYGYRANRQMPREEKYTHLQRYKALILTILTNQPYEKCLEEPEHLTKRANDLVHSILQAQTIEDMQLLLTEAYDFVAYYTVQTQTAERKKWRSRMILGVVSTALLGLVGVGYVKQDANEQQAAAIQSLTADYEEEQLIQEADTLFAAGKFKEAVPLFLALGDSTEDVAKKLVLEEQWQLALDTEPAILETVITALYNEGEEKNLLDLTISEEMPVYTQKLAQEKAIVSYDVAQMSADLPFISDEHTLRRMGQAFVKNGDMAGAREVLNKTQDAELKRAIELTQAESELVVAKEKLTALESENSANKADQLKVQQTKIQELEAKIQGLKGG, translated from the coding sequence ATGAGTGCGACCAAGATTTACAATTTTTCATTTGGCAGCATTAAATTAACACGTGAACTAGCCCAATTTACGATCCATCGTAATGAATTTAGTTATGACCGGTTGGAAGAAATCGAACAGTTTTTACGCGATACACGGAATGATGCCTTTCTATCATTTCGAAGTATTGAGGAGAATGAAGGGCATGTCGTCATGACTTTTCATTTTGTAGAGCACTTGAAGCCCATTGTGGCGATTAAACAGGAGGCTTATGTTGTAAAGCTTGCTATTGCCCAAGCGATATTACTTGATGAGATTGTGACGAAGACTTCAAGCTTCGTTAGTTTGCATCCTGCAACTGTGTATTATCATCCAATGTCGACGATTCGTTACGGCTACCGAGCGAACCGACAAATGCCACGTGAGGAAAAATATACGCATTTACAGCGCTACAAAGCATTAATCTTAACGATTTTAACAAATCAGCCCTATGAAAAATGCTTAGAAGAGCCTGAGCATTTAACGAAGCGTGCAAATGATTTGGTACATTCGATTTTACAGGCACAAACGATTGAAGACATGCAGCTCTTATTAACTGAAGCTTATGATTTCGTAGCGTATTATACCGTGCAGACACAAACAGCTGAACGGAAGAAATGGCGTTCTCGTATGATTTTAGGTGTTGTTTCAACAGCGTTACTTGGCTTAGTTGGCGTTGGGTATGTAAAGCAAGATGCTAATGAACAGCAAGCAGCAGCGATTCAATCATTAACAGCTGATTATGAGGAGGAACAGCTCATTCAAGAGGCTGATACGTTGTTTGCAGCTGGGAAATTTAAAGAGGCGGTTCCGTTATTTTTAGCGTTAGGGGATTCCACAGAAGATGTTGCTAAAAAGCTAGTTTTAGAAGAGCAGTGGCAGTTAGCTCTTGATACAGAGCCAGCGATTTTAGAAACGGTCATTACAGCTTTATATAACGAAGGAGAAGAAAAAAACTTACTTGATTTAACCATTTCTGAGGAGATGCCTGTCTATACGCAAAAGCTCGCACAGGAGAAGGCGATTGTAAGCTACGATGTGGCACAAATGTCAGCTGATTTACCGTTTATTTCTGATGAACATACACTTAGACGGATGGGACAAGCCTTTGTGAAAAACGGTGATATGGCAGGTGCTCGAGAAGTACTCAATAAGACGCAAGATGCCGAGCTGAAGCGTGCGATTGAACTCACACAGGCGGAGAGTGAGCTTGTCGTAGCGAAGGAAAAATTAACAGCTCTCGAATCTGAGAATTCAGCAAACAAGGCCGATCAATTGAAGGTTCAGCAAACGAAAATTCAAGAATTGGAGGCGAAGATCCAAGGGTTAAAGGGAGGCTAA